One segment of Coffea arabica cultivar ET-39 chromosome 7c, Coffea Arabica ET-39 HiFi, whole genome shotgun sequence DNA contains the following:
- the LOC113700136 gene encoding UDP-glycosyltransferase 91A1-like, giving the protein MAEDGKLHIVMFPWLAFGHMIPYLELSKLIAKKGHKVSFLSTPRNIDRLPKPPPNLTRHLKFVKIPLPHIENLPENAEATTDLPYNKVKYLKLACDGLQQPISEFLRQTCPDWVLFDFAPYWIPSVASKLNIRTAFFSIFTAPFLGFCGPVEVMKGNGEDRKTPQDFTVKPKWVPFETNVAFKLFEILRLVDSLIGDEEPISDIFRGGSSIENCDFLAVRSCSEFEPEWLQLMEEIYQKPVIPVGQLPTTGNNDADGGKDEAWRPIKEWLDKQERGSVVYVAFGSEAKPSQAELNEISLGLELSGLPFFWVLRTKRGGEDTEVIELPEGFEDRTKDRGVVCASWAPQLKILSHDSVGGFLTHSGWSSVVEAIQFEKALILLTMLADQGINARVLGEKKMGYPIPRDDSDGSFTRDSVAESLRLVMIEDEGKIYRDKSKEMRRLFCDERRQDGYVENLLNFLQSYKSAKEEK; this is encoded by the coding sequence ATGGCTGAAGACGGCAAATTACACATAGTAATGTTTCCTTGGCTGGCCTTCGGCCACATGATCCCATACTTAGAGCTCTCCAAGCTCATAGCTAAAAAGGGTCACAAGGTTTCCTTCCTTTCCACCCCAAGAAACATCGATCGCCTCCCAAAACCACCTCCAAATCTAACCCGTCATCTGAAATTTGTCAAAATTCCCTTACCCCATATCGAAAATCTCCCTGAAAATGCAGAGGCCACTACTGATCTACCCTACAACAAAGTCAAGTACCTCAAACTAGCCTGTGACGGCCTTCAACAACCCATATCTGAATTTCTTCGACAAACTTGTCCTGATTGGGTCCTCTTCGATTTCGCTCCTTATTGGATACCATCTGTTGCATCTAAGCTGAACATCCGTACAGCTTTTTTCAGTATCTTTACTGCGCCATTTTTGGGCTTTTGCGGCCCCGTAGAAGTGATGAAGGGCAATGGAGAAGACAGGAAAACGCCCCAGGATTTCACTGTGAAACCCAAATGGGTTCCTTTTGAGACAAACGTTGCTTTTAAGCTGTTTGAGATTTTGCGACTCGTTGACAGTTTGATCGGGGATGAAGAGCCCATCTCCGACATATTCCGGGGCGGATCTTCCATTGAAAACTGCGATTTCTTGGCTGTAAGGAGCTGTTCTGAGTTTGAACCCGAATGGTTACAGCTTATGGAGGAGATTTATCAGAAGCCGGTGATTCCGGTCGGTCAACTGCCGACCACCGGGAACAATGATGCAGATGGGGGCAAAGATGAAGCATGGAGACCTATAAAAGAGTGGCTTGACAAACAAGAAAGAGGGTCAGTTGTTTATGTAGCATTCGGGAGCGAGGCGAAACCGAGTCAAGCTGAACTCAATGAAATTTCTCTAGGTTTGGAGCTGTCTGGTTTGCCATTTTTCTGGGTTTTGCGGACGAAACGGGGTGGTGAAGATACTGAGGTGATTGAGCTGCCTGAAGGATTTGAGGACCGGACCAAGGATCGTGGGGTGGTTTGTGCCAGTTGGGCGCCACAGTTGAAGATACTGAGTCACGACTCAGTGGGTGGGTTCTTGACTCACTCGGGTTGGAGTTCGGTTGTGGAGGCTATTCAGTTTGAGAAGGCTCTTATTTTGCTGACAATGTTGGCTGACCAAGGAATAAATGCGAGGGTGTTGGGGGAGAAAAAGATGGGGTATCCGATTCCTAGAGATGACTCGGACGGGTCATTTACGAGGGACTCGGTGGCCGAGTCACTCAGGCTGGTGATGATTGAGGATGAGGGAAAGATATACAGGGACAAAAGTAAGGAGATGAGGAGACTATTTTGTGATGAGAGGCGGCAAGATGGCTACGTTGAGAATTTGTTGAACTTTCTTCAAAGCTACAAAAGTgcaaaagaagagaaataa